CTGCGCCTCGTAACGTCGGAAGCTAGCTGAAAAGGGAGATCTATGTCTCCGTAATATTGACAACTATTATAGACCAGCATAAAGTGTCAAGGTCATTGTGGGGGGCGGTGGGGGTTGCCCGCGAGGTTTGGCTTTTCAACGGATTGAGACTCCGATCAGTCATGTGTTAGGGTTAGAGTTAAATGACGTTGCTTGTTGGCAAGGTAGAAATATCTCATCTACATTTtgaggatttttttttggcttcaaCGTGTTACTGGCGAAAAAAAATACTCCGATACCTAATAACATGGAACGAGGATCGGAGTGAATCTACGGAGCGCGGGGATCTAAATCAAAAGGAACTGTTTTGGTAGTACCTTTTCGGAAATTCAGGGGGAGAAAGTTTTAAGAAGGTCTAGTGGCATAATCATTCTTGATGGTTAATATCTTGAACTGCTATTTCAGGCAGGAGCTTCAGCCTGCAGGTTCTTGGTGCCTTGACCTCCTCGAGGCTGCAGATGAGATTGGGCAAAGATACACTGAATTTATGGCCAACTGATGGCCATAACCATCCTTTCTAAGTAACCAGGAAGGATCTTCACTTCACTTTAAGGTttgaacaaaagaaaaaaaatatcgCCTTATGCTCGGACGATTTCATAGTTGCTATCGGTCAACTTACAACATGAGCTAGCATGTGACGAAACAATCGATCTCCTCCCTAAAGGAGATTTAGTATCTCTGTACCACCCTATTCTTCAACTAGCTCCTACATATAGAGTGAAAGAAGCCGCTCAAGGTGTACCAATGAAGAGTGATCCGTCTACTTCCATGCGTTATTTTACCAAGTACAGACCGCAGTCAAGTACGTGGCTGCTGCAATTCGTTCAATTCCCGGTGCCTCGAAGGAGCCAATGGAGACTGTGTCTGGCCCAGATTCGTatgtcttttctttccctcttttaccgtgaaaaagcaaaaacaTAGTGAGGAATTTTCGCCGCCTCCATGATGAGTCCCGGGGATACGGATGACAACAGACAATGGGATCGGCCCAAAAAGCGGTCAGGCGATTGTTCTGTGTCGCATTGCTCCCTAAAGCCATCCACCCCGAGGGTTAGCGCCCGTCAAAGAGAGCTCGAGCGTATGCAGAATTGACAGCTGTCGAACCGGGCCGTCCCATCCCACAAACGCTCAACGGGCGAGGTTTGTGCAGTTTCGACCAAGAGAGAAGTCGGAATCCCAAAAATTTTCTTTAAAAGGTTTCTGGGACATATATCGAACATCCCAAAATTATAGGCTTTCCAAAGGCCCTCAACATAACTTATATTGCAAAGAGAAAATCCCCGGTTCGCACCGGAATGCGTCTGCAAATCCGGATTCCAACAGACTGGACAGCCTATCGGCTACTGTGTACATACATTTCAAGTGACATTTCCGTACCCGCATCGATCGATGTTATGCAGATCAAAAATGAAGAGATCCACATAGTATGTACCCCTTTCTCCCGTTTTCAGTTTGTTCGTCTGAGATAGTTGATAGATCGAAAGCGATCTAGGATGAGCCCGGGCTGGGCTTGCTTTCATAATTAGATACCTATAACGTGATTGGTTGGCAGTCCGATTGAACAGTGGGGCTGTGCCTGACGGTGCTTAGTCTTGCCATTGAGACTATTGATACTGGCTGCCTTTACCCTGCATGGAAGACCTCTCCACAAAGATCAGGGAGAAGATCTCTTTTGACAACAGGCAAGACGGGAATACACGTGACATAGATATGTACCTCAAAAGGAAAATCGAAggcccctccccccccccaaaaagaaggaacgagaaagagaaagaagaccaAGGTATGGAGGACAGTGTATAGTGGGATGAGGATAAAAGCTCCCGAGTGACATTGCCTCCATCATAACCCCTCTCACTGGCTGGTTGGCTTCATCGCTAGTCTAGTTCAGATTCACCGCAAAAGCTCAGCTTCAACAAAAGGGGCTAGAAAGTCACCATAGGATTCGATtagcaaccttggaatcgTGCGGGACGCACATCCGCCGGTTGGACGACCAGCTCCACCTTCAACATGTACTAGTAACAACGAACATCGACTGAATGTCTGAGTCATTAGTTGACCTGCAGACTGTCACGAGAGGATCTCATACCCTGTTTGGTTTAGTGAAGGGTCCAAGCGgacataaaaaaaaaattggcgCTGAGGACATTAGTGTATTCACTAAGTAGGCGGCTGTATGTGACTCCATGTAGCAAGCTGCCCTAACCCGGGAGTGAGGGTTAAATTTCAGTCAAAAATTTGAAACCCATTCTAGAGTAGAACTCTTTCGCTTCACCTCTATTCACTTTCAAAAGAATTTGAATAGGTTTACCCAACATGTCATGACAATAAATCATTATCGGCACGGCCCGTGGGCGGGGGGCTTCGAAACTGAACGTTAGCTGACACATTCAGCCGCGCTGGGAACGGCATTGCAGGTGCCACTTGTGCAACAGTACAAAGGTACATACTGTCTAATGTGGGTGTCTCTTTGCCTACAGCTCAAAATATAGTGTGCGGTACGTTCTATGAATGCAAGTTGCTTGGACCCTAGTGGTATCTTTCCCGGTGGTGGATATACctgtatactccgtacatagaGAACGGTGTGATACCTGCAAATCTGTTAAAAAAGGTCCAAGTATCCATAAAATCTATCAGATCCATCTAAATTCATAAGATTTCATAGAAGACATAGTATGCTCGCTAATGTCGCTTATatcattggtgttgttgcGAATCTCCCTTTCACATAAGCCCATCATAACCATGACACTGCACTATGAACCTTCTTAATTGACGTGCCGATACGTGCCCTTGTGATGAACATTGTGTGGCATAAGAGGAGAAAATTGATAATGCAAGGTAGCATGTCGTCCCCTCATCATAAAAAATTTCACTGGAGCACAATTGAGCCTATGTAATGTCGGTGGTCTTATCACGTTTCATGTGCTTGAGAACATAGTCTGGGGGAAAAAGAGGTCTGTGTCCTCCTCCGAGAATATGGACAACAGGAGAAGTGGGGACTGGCATGGAGGAAAAATAATCAGGAGAAAAGTAAGATGCAGTTGCTGATGTTACCAATGCTGCCAAGAATGTCCGCGTCACCTCAGCACCCCGGCCGACTGCATCAGTCAGTAGAGTGATATAGCGGGGTGTTGGTGGGGTTGCTCAGCGGGCTCACTAAAGACAAAACTCGGGTGTCAAGAGAGACCAAAGAAGACTAGCAAGAAGAGAGCGGCAAATCCGCTCTCTTGCACTTCGTAAGACGTCAAATCTTTTGTAATATTCCCAGATTCATTCTATGGAAGTATGCATGTGGTTTGGTCTCTTCACATGTTTTCCCTTAACTATGGTTGGAGGCTATTCCTGTCACTTGAGACATCGCTGTCTAAGCACATGAAGCATTGTCAGCAACACAGCATGTGGTCCATGCTACGGACAAGATCAATCCTGATGTATTGACACGGAGGAATCTATGTTCATCCGATACAGAAATCTAGTGGCTTAGTAGTAGTGGTGTGGatatttccaaaaaaaaaatttttttttttggcactGTTCATGCCCAAAATTACCAACGAGGCACACCTGTGATGAACTAGAGACAAATGGGATTCGGAAGAAGCGAGGCCACACGATATACATACCTAAGTCCAAGCGTCTCATTGAAGGTCCATTGACGAAGATGACAGAGAATGCTTGACATCTTAGCCTTTGTGATAGATCTCGATTAGACCCTGCGGGTTTGAAGATCATAAACACTACGGCAAATTTATGGTACACTTGAAAAAGGAAATTTGCGTTGCTCATGACAGAAGGACTGAAaaacagagaaaaaaagcaaagaatgTAGACAGGGGGAAAACAAAAGCAGATAGATCTCCTTCGCCATGAGGTTAACTCCGTGAAACGCCCGCCAAATACACTCTGAATTCAAATAGCAAATAAATAGCCACTTCAAAAAAACGCCTTGCCTCTAGTGTGCTCAATTCTCCACCAATAGCCCGAAATTtgggaaggaaaaaaaaacagtatGCACGTCGTGTTCTCTGCGGTTTTTCATCGCTGTATCTTGTGTTCTCCCCTCCATCTCGCCTCCCCTTCCTTTGTTATGGCCTAAATTCCTTTTTTGAAGTCCCACGCTGATGATCGACCGGCAACCTCGAGTGGGTCGTGGATCCTGTTGGGGCCGGACTCTGGAGCATACCAATCATGGTCATGGCCCACGCCATATGCCGGGCCTGGTTCCGCAGTGTCAGTGAAGACCGTATTGTTGCCTAGTATCATGGGGGTGCATCCGACAACGGGGCCCATGGGGTGCTGCATCAATCTTTGCATCGCAGGAAGGCTCGTGGGACCGCATTCATGTCCGAGACGATGGTTCATGCCCATCATTTGCTGCTGATGATATGCTTCAGTGCGCTCGCTGTAGGAGATGTTCATGCTGCGTGATTTGATGACTTTGGTGGCGTGGACCCCCTTGGAATCCGACTGCTGACGTGTGGGCCCACGATGGCCTGGGTTCGTTCCTTTCTTTTGGTGCTGGAGTTTGCGGTAGCGGGTAGTTGATTGAATGCCACCGCTGTGGATGGCTTCCGGTGTCAGCTTCCAGAAGTTCACAGCTTTTTTGCCCGGTCCAACTTCTTCTTTCACTGCCTCGAACCCCTAGACTTAAGGTTAGTATTGATATCAAATATAGCAGACGTTGTCTCAAAGGTATATTGCATGTCACTGAAAGGAGAGTTATGAAAGGTGAGCGTTACCGCGTTCATTGAGAGATTATGGCGGATACTGTTCTGCCATCCCTTTGCATTCGGGTCTCCTCCCTTGTCTGTGTTCGCTTCAAACCAGGAGTAAATGCTTTGGAGTTGAAGCTTGTTTCCCGGGGCATCTTTCAAGGCCTGGTAGATGAGAACGGAATAGGGAGGGTGACCGGGACGCTCCTCTTTATTGTCGCCAGTATTTGACCGTGGTGAGAGACGGTCCGCCATCTGAGCCGTCATTGCTGGACTCGACGCAGTGAGCGAATGCGGAGAGTGGTAGGAGGAGACTTCAGAAAGTGGCGACTGCGGGGAGTCTGGGGGGGGCCGAAGCGGCTCCAACTGCGTGTAGTTGTATGGCTGATCCTTGAAGGCATGGAAGGCCTGCAAAATTGGCCAATCTGATTGACCCTCTCCGGCCTGGGGGGCCAATACCTCCGAGGATGTGCCAGTCATGATGGAGCTGGCATGAGAGCTGTAGACATCAATATATTCATCTGCATCTCTGATGAGCTCCTGAGGCAACGGGCCCAAACCATATGGCTCACCATCAGCAACACGAGGAAAGCCGTAACCATCATAATGGCGAGGAGGTGTGGGAGCTAGCTGAGATCTCCATCTCGCCCAGTCAGGTATACTGAACTGAGATGGTGCTTCTGGTTGCAAGAGGAGATCAGGCTTGGAATCCTCTTCTGAGAGCTGCACCCTGTCAAAATGATGCGAGTGGAATGAGAAATCCATGTTTGGGCAAGGCGAAGTATGGCTGTGGGGGCTACTTGATGCGTTGGATGATAGAAGAGTAGAAAGGCAAATAGAAGGGAAGCCTGAAAGTTTGGACAGAAATGTGAGAAGGCAAATGTAAAGCCTGAGAGAGGCAGATGGAGAAGGGGAGTGAGAGGGAATTAAAAGAAGAATAAGAAGGGAAAGAGAATTGACAAGAGTGCAGCCTCAGCAGCCTCAAAGGAGGTATGTGTTCAATGTAGATTAGGAGCTGTATAATTCCCAGATCCCATGCCAACACATCAgattctttctctgcaaatAACCTCATCGACATCATCTAAACAAAAGACGGTAAAGgattttggtttttttttttttttcgtgtaTTATCGAAAGGTCTTCTCCGTATTTCGGAAAACGCCTTAGATGCCCAAGTCGTGCAACGGAGATTCATAGTACAGACTATGGCCAATGACCGGGAAGTCAATGTGGCTGGACCCGGTGCTACATGCTACATGCTACATACTACATGCTACATGCGACTAGAACGAATGGACTAGGTCTCCTAGAGCCAGAAGGGGATGGTCAAATGGTCAAATGGGAACCTGCAGGACAGAAGTCGCCAT
The nucleotide sequence above comes from Penicillium digitatum chromosome 1, complete sequence. Encoded proteins:
- a CDS encoding Winged helix-turn-helix transcription repressor DNA-binding, which translates into the protein MDFSFHSHHFDRVQLSEEDSKPDLLLQPEAPSQFSIPDWARWRSQLAPTPPRHYDGYGFPRVADGEPYGLGPLPQELIRDADEYIDVYSSHASSIMTGTSSEVLAPQAGEGQSDWPILQAFHAFKDQPYNYTQLEPLRPPPDSPQSPLSEVSSYHSPHSLTASSPAMTAQMADRLSPRSNTGDNKEERPGHPPYSVLIYQALKDAPGNKLQLQSIYSWFEANTDKGGDPNAKGWQNSIRHNLSMNAGFEAVKEEVGPGKKAVNFWKLTPEAIHSGGIQSTTRYRKLQHQKKGTNPGHRGPTRQQSDSKGVHATKVIKSRSMNISYSERTEAYHQQQMMGMNHRLGHECGPTSLPAMQRLMQHPMGPVVGCTPMILGNNTVFTDTAEPGPAYGVGHDHDWYAPESGPNRIHDPLEVAGRSSAWDFKKGI